TCCGTTTTCTTTGTGAATATTAACGTTTTCATTTTGTCTTGTATTCTCGTAGCTCTGACTTTGTGGAAAGAAAATTTAAGCTTTTCTAGTCAACTTTGGGGAGAAGATGGTTAACTTGTCAGAGGAGGCTTTTtaaacaaaagtgacagccctaatcaaTCTGAAGGGGTGTGAAGACACGCAGCTCGGGGAAGAAGTGGACAGGAACTGGTCTGAAGTGGTCACACAGCACTGTCTTTGACAGGCCCAATAAAGAAGTGAGAAATCAGTCCATATAATACCTATTCTTTATTCTTACtcacacttttatttataaacactTTTATATGTAAACATATTGGACTAACTTGACTAAAATACATATTGAACTAACATGACTAAACCCCAATGCCATACTTTATTGTATGTAATGTTGtggttctaaataaaaatataataataaaaaaaagacttttaaatgtaatctagCAAAtctctaaatgtatttacttttttgaACTGTACAATATAGTGTGATTCCTGAATTCACTTGTAACTgactggttttatttttatttatttattttttttttttggattaaaaaaaaatatataaatatatatatatatatatatatatatatatatatatatatatatatatatatatatatatatatatatatatatatatatatattattatttatttattttttttaatccaccaTCTCAAACATTTTTTTAGTATCTTTAGTTCctcacatttactttttttcagtagATACTGACATCTGCTCTTGGTTGTTTATGCAGGGATCCATGCATCTGTAATGTTGCTTATTGAAACTATGGAGTTCTGGTCAAGAAGATTAAAGTCCTTGAGTGGACTTCCAGAGGAGCAGTCTTTAGGGGATTGGCTCAAGTTTGAGGAAGCTCTTGGCAACTTTGTGAATCAAGCAGAATCTCCAGCTAGTGGACAGCACACAATCACACAATCAGAACAGAACAGGACTGGGCTAAAAAGAAACCCCAAACCAAGTAAGAGAGATGCAAGGATCAAACATAATAACTATCCTGCAAAACTTAGTGAGATACCTCATCTACTGCCAACTTACAATGGACCCTCAGAAACATGGGCAGATACTTTCAACAaaagacacaaaacacacataaccggattcatgtttttatttgaacCATGTCCAAATTCCCTGTTTGCATCTTTGACAGGATTGAAATGAATGATGTCTTACAAGCAATGACGGAATTCCAGTTCTCTCAAGAAAACTTTTACACCCCAGCACTGTGTAACATTTGTTGCATGCCGTAAGTCAGGGGTTAGGGTTGTCCATTCCTGTTCCTGGATCCTCCCTACCTTCAGAATTTCGATCCAACAGACCTGGGCTAGACAAGACAAGATTATCAACTCTCAAATTTTGGGGCAGAACAGCTGCGTTAACCAAATGCACTGTAAGCTTAAGTAGATTGTAGAAACCATTAGTAACAATGATCTCTATGATCTTATGATTCTTTTGTGAAATGGAGCCCAGGATGTTTcgagtaatcctgaagaccttgattacctGGTTCGGGGTGTTTAACAAAGATTCAACTTAAAGTCTGCAGGAAGGTGGACTTCCTGGAGCAGGACTGGATGCCCATGCCCCAGGCCATGAGTGATGATCGAATCGTGTTATCAGGTAACGTTTCTTCACACCAAGTTGATTTGCTGGATGGTGGACCTTCTGCTATTGATTATCCCAGTCCATGAACCGAATCTAACAAAGCCTGAATTCTGttgaggagctggaggaggatgCCAGGATCCTCTTTGGGAAACTTGACTACTTTTCCAAGTACATCTCAAGGTAATCTCATAAAACTCAATGCATCAAGAGGAGCTCCTTATAGTTAAgcataaattcattatttaaattgtCCCGTAGCTCTTGTCAGGTTATTGTGGAGGAGGCGATTCTGAAGGGCTCAACTCAGACCGAAACAGAGAATGAGCTCTACCAACTTTCTAAATTTCAGAGGGCTTAACAATCCACTAAACCAAGCTCTCTTCCTTGAGTAATGATTCAGATCGAGTTCTCGCCTGAAATGCCATGGATTCTTCTGCTTTGTGTTCATTCAGAAAGAGTGTGGTGAGTGGGTGGAGGCCTGTCGGGTGTGAAGGGATGCCCTGTGGAGCTGCAGCTGTCTGGAAAAACTGCCACAGTCTGTGAGTGACATTAGCATGGGTCTTCTGGTTGAATACAGTTATGCTAATACAGAATGTGAGTAACTTTATTGGATTTCTTCTTAGCTTGAGCAACAACCAGAGGAACCTAACAAAGAAGATGAAGAGGAACCCTTGAAAGACACCACTTGGCCTTATTTTTTCCAAAGTTCTGATGAATATGTAACTAACACATTGTTAGCTTGCTAGCCATACAGCTAGTTTGAAACAAGAAACAAGATCTGGAGAGGCAGTTACAGGCTCGACCTAGTGTGGAGACCAAGTGTACATGCAGTGATTTATGAAGCACCACTCATACAAGTCTGTCTCAAACCAAgtagctttctgttggtcagtttGGTCAATTCGACTTGATCGACTTGAATACAGTATATGTTATGAACTGACCTGTTCTCTGACCTCTGACTATATTTAACCTTTTTACAGCGAGCAGTAAGAATGTAACACCCTCATTTAAGGCCCCCAGCATTCCCTTTTGAAGCTAAAACAAGAAGTCAGTAACCGGAGGCACCAAGAAATGCTAAATGGGAATAAACGCCATACTGGAGCTCACGCTATTCAACAGACACATCTCTATTTGAAGTGTACTTGAATTGCACATATCATaaaatttgctaaagattacatttaatagtgtaaattattagtgtttttaaagattaagttAAAGAGTTAGATGGAGCAAAGGCAACTACATGTAAAAATAGAGGAAATAAGCAGGCACAATTAAATATTGACCCATACCATAATCCAATAACCAATATAGTACTGATATATCGTGCATGTTTATGTAAAAACATCCTAAGTGAACACTGACACCACGGGCAAATCTTTGTTAGCATCATCTGAGCCATCGTCTGTCGTCAGGCTTTGATTGGCAGGTCTGGTCAAACTGCTGAGGTCGATGGGTTGAGTCAGGACATCAGGAGGTATGTTGAGGACCACAGCAGGCTGCTCAGAGCGCAAATTGTTGAGGAGCTGCAGGAGACGGAGGTGCACAACCATTGGAGAACCAGAGAGAGACTCTACAGAGGCCTTCAAAGCCTCACAAGCCGCCTTTTCTCCCTCTGCAGCGATCACCTGTGTGAGGCAAAGCTGGGTTGTAAACTAAAacgttgtgggttcaaatcccattTCGTACTTATGGCCTTACTTTGACTTGTGCCTGACGTCTCGCTTCGGCCTCCACAGCAAAGTTGCGTTGCAGCTCAGGTGGAAGACTGATTTCTTCTCTGCAACAGTGGAGATATGTTATGAGTGCCTTGATGGGAAAACCTTTGAAGATCTGTTCTATGTACTTACATCTCTGCTCTTTCCACCTTGATTCCCCACCTCCAAGTTACCGAATCTAAACTGACCTGTCCGACGAATTAAATCTTAGTAAAAACGTATTGCTTCAAGTCCTTGTGAGGTGTTCATATCTGTTGACTTTTACCTGAACCTCCCGGGCCATTCGTTTCCGGTTCAGCAAAATGTCAGTGAAGGTATGGTGGGCTAGTATCTCTTTAACAGACACCTGGGTCAGAGACTGCAGCACATCTGGGACACTGGCAAGGGAGGAGTAACACACAGAGATGTTCTCGATACGATAGTAACACACCGCGCTCACTTCAGTGCACACCAGATCTTTGGTCACCACCTGATGatataatgaaatgaaattatatgGCTTGTTGGAGAcgtgttttatcattttttagaCTTGCACTTTTCTTAGCAGTCGATCAAATGGGCCATTAAAATACTCTTGACTTGCTTTGAAAGATGCACCCTCATGTTTACATACGTGTGTAAGTGGGATGGGATTTGACACAGTCAGCTTTTTAGAGTGCACTTCATTAAATGACTCCGAGGTCATCTCAGAAAAATACAATGCTGCATACATAGACCTTAGTCGGGGGGTAGCACAATGTttcatttttgacaggaatgaaagcCAGGCTGTGAGGTATAGAAATACAgtccgtaaaaaaaaaattgactgcaTGTCGACTGTTCGGCTGTTTTCGAAAAAACTTTCAGTAGACAAAAACTCAGTAAAGCTTTTATACATTCGTCCCTTACATACTCGTTTTCATCCATGTTAAATTCAATATGGTGTCTAACCTGATTAAAGGTCTATGAGCGGAAAAAAAACTGAGACTTTACTATCAAGGCAAAGAAATTACCGTGTGAGGAGGGATCTTCAGTATGTTCAGACGAATGTCCACGATATGGCATACATCCAAAAATGGGAAATAAAACATCAGTCCTGCAACAAAAttaaacatgtatgtatgtaagtccacaaacataaattattaaaatataaaaatgatttcttttTAATA
This DNA window, taken from Carassius auratus strain Wakin chromosome 47, ASM336829v1, whole genome shotgun sequence, encodes the following:
- the nphs2 gene encoding podocin; translation: MEKRAETSQHSSRSGRVKREPSPSAKERKTRAPKSVKLQEPHKRKEKPDVTLEEERGEAKEAQIISSSTVVNVDSVREQIKEDREELLGLLETEGPGEALKKRYLGVCELLLIILVLSVVIFFLPFSIWFCVKIVREHERAVIFRLGHLLQKRPRGPGLMFYFPFLDVCHIVDIRLNILKIPPHTVVTKDLVCTEVSAVCYYRIENISVCYSSLASVPDVLQSLTQVSVKEILAHHTFTDILLNRKRMAREVQVSLDSVTWRWGIKVERAEIEEISLPPELQRNFAVEAEARRQAQVKVIAAEGEKAACEALKASVESLSGSPMVVHLRLLQLLNNLRSEQPAVVLNIPPDVLTQPIDLSSLTRPANQSLTTDDGSDDANKDLPVVSVFT